A segment of the Acidobacteriota bacterium genome:
AGGCAGGGGAGAGAAGGAAGTTGGTCATCTTGCCCTTTTCGGAGTTTTTATTTTGCCTGCACTATGAGTATTTGCCGAGCGATCGAGAACGGATGCAGTGAGCCGGGTCGATTCGCCGAACGGCGGTGGATACAAAAGCCCATTTCAGTAGCGATCTTGCGGTGCCGATTCGGTCATCGCTGCCGGCTGAGATGGTTTCGGAGGATGTCCGATCAAGCCACCGCGAGGTCGGAGCGTCCACCGCGCTCCGCTCGACGAAGAGGTAGGTGTCGAAGGTCTCGACGCGAGGGAACAGGCGACGAGCGAAATTGGTTGGCGTCATCGACGAGAGCCTGGGTGCCAGCCCAGGGATGACGAATCCGGAAAGAGGCCGGCGAGCGGCCTTGGGAACAACGATGCGATGAATTTCGAGACCCCGATGGATGATGCGACGGTGGCTCCGGAGCCACCGTCCTCTGCCTCGCCGAGCCTGCCATTCCTCGCTGTCAGCTTGTTCGTGCTGCTCTGGTTGGGCGGCTCCGGTCTACTGATCGGTGCCTGGATCCATCCGCTGGTGCCGGGAGGGTGGTGGACGGTGTTGGCGCTCTTGGGCGTGGTGCTCTTACCCCTCCGGACGCTGCTGCGCGGCTTTCGAGGCCGTTCCTATCCGTCGGCGATGACCCGGCTGTGGGTGCTTCGGCCCTTCTGGTTCGCGATGGGTGCTTTTCCCCTGCTCGCCGTCTCCACCGCCGTTGCCGGGCTCGTCGGTTGGCCCTGGGGACTCGCCGGCAGCGCCGGTCGCTGGGGCTTGGCGGCTGGAGCATCGGTCCTCGTGGTGATGACCGCGGCCGGCTATCGCGGGGCGCGCCAGCTGGTGGTTCGGCGCCTCGAAGCCTCCTTGCCACGGTTGCCGAGTGCCTTCGACGGCTTACGGGTGGTGCAGATTTCGGATCTCCACATCGGCCCGCACACCTCGCGCGGTTTCTTGGCCCGGATGGTTGCGGAGATCGAGCGGGCCGACCCGGATCTGGTGGTCTTCACCGGCGACCAGGTCGATGATTTTGCGCGCGACGTCGAGCTCTTCAATCAGACCTTTCGCCGACTCCAGCCGCCTCTCGGGAGGATCGCCGTGGCCGGGAATCACGACGTCTACGCCGGTTGGGACAAGGTGCATCGAGGTCTCGAGGCGGGGGGCTGCCGCGTGCTGGTCAATCAGGCCATGGCTCTCGAACGGCACGGCCAGCGGCTGTGGATCGCGGGCACTGGAGATCCCGCTGGCAGGGCGTGGCGGCGGGACGGCGGGGCCGCGGCGACTCCCGACGTCGTGGCGACCCTGGATGCCGTGCCGCCGGGCGAAGCGACCCTCGCCCTGGCCCACAACCCCGCCCTCTGGCCGGCCCTCGCCGGGCGCGGCGTCGATCTCACCCTGAGTGGCCATACCCACTACGGACAGTTCGCGCTTCCGCGCCTGGGGTGGTGCGCCGCCTCGCCCTTTCTCGACCTGGCGATGGGCGCTCATCGGTCCGATCGCTCGCTGCTCTACATTCATCCCGGGAGCAATTACTGGGGCATTCCGGTGCGCATTGGGACGCCACCGGAGGTGACTCTGTTGACCCTGCGACGCGGGGCGCCGGCGCTGCGCGAAGTCGGCCGCTCGCGGTGTGGCGGCGCGCCGCCGTTGGTGGACCCCGCCGAGGCCGAGGAGGAGTCATGAGAAGTGAAAACTGTTGGGTGACCGGATCGGTCCTGGCGCTGGCGCTGCTGCTCGGTGTGCCGGCGACCGGCGCCGAAGATCAGGTGTGCTTTGCGGATTGTTCCGGGGACCTCGCCGGTGAGCGCGACCGGGGACCGCGCCTCGGCAGCGTAGCGCCGGCGATCGAGGTCTTTCGCTCGCCGGATGCGGGAGACGCGGCGACTCTGGAGTCGCTGCTGCGCGGCCGCCCCGTGATTCTGGCCTTCGGCAGCCTCACTTGAATGGGTTTGCGCTCCCAGTTCGGGAGCTTGGTCGAGCTCGAACGGCGCTGGCGGGGCCAGGCCGACTTCTATCTGGTCTACGGTCGCGAAGCGTTCCCCAGCGAGTCTCGTTGGCCGGCACCGGTTCCCGATGGAGAAGTGGTCTCGGCACCCACCAGCCTGGCCGAGCGGTCGGTCTTGGCAGAGCGCTTCCGGGCGCAGGTGAGCGACCATCTGCCGCTGTTGCTCGATGGTCTCGACGACGCCGCGATGGCGGCCTATGACGCCTATCCCTTCCGGGTCTACGGCATCACGCCGACGGGTCGCATCGCGGTCCCCTCGGCCAAGGGTGC
Coding sequences within it:
- a CDS encoding metallophosphoesterase; translation: MNFETPMDDATVAPEPPSSASPSLPFLAVSLFVLLWLGGSGLLIGAWIHPLVPGGWWTVLALLGVVLLPLRTLLRGFRGRSYPSAMTRLWVLRPFWFAMGAFPLLAVSTAVAGLVGWPWGLAGSAGRWGLAAGASVLVVMTAAGYRGARQLVVRRLEASLPRLPSAFDGLRVVQISDLHIGPHTSRGFLARMVAEIERADPDLVVFTGDQVDDFARDVELFNQTFRRLQPPLGRIAVAGNHDVYAGWDKVHRGLEAGGCRVLVNQAMALERHGQRLWIAGTGDPAGRAWRRDGGAAATPDVVATLDAVPPGEATLALAHNPALWPALAGRGVDLTLSGHTHYGQFALPRLGWCAASPFLDLAMGAHRSDRSLLYIHPGSNYWGIPVRIGTPPEVTLLTLRRGAPALREVGRSRCGGAPPLVDPAEAEEES